A genomic region of Serratia fonticola contains the following coding sequences:
- a CDS encoding thioesterase family protein produces MSHTLMTLDAARQKIGEIFVYHMPFNRELGLELRRFEDDYVELTFTNQRKLVGNAAQNILHGGVIASVLDVAAGLACVGSVLMRQDPLIEEELTARLSRMGTIDLRVDYLRPGRGEHFVAAASVLRSGNKVAVARVELHNHDGLHIASATATYLVG; encoded by the coding sequence GACGCAGCCCGTCAGAAAATAGGCGAAATCTTCGTCTATCACATGCCGTTTAACCGTGAACTGGGGCTGGAGCTGCGCCGTTTTGAAGACGACTACGTGGAATTGACTTTTACCAATCAGCGCAAGTTAGTTGGCAATGCCGCGCAGAACATCCTTCACGGCGGTGTGATTGCTTCCGTGCTAGACGTCGCTGCCGGGTTAGCGTGCGTGGGCAGCGTGCTGATGCGCCAGGATCCGTTGATTGAAGAAGAACTGACGGCTCGCCTTTCACGTATGGGGACGATAGATCTGCGTGTCGACTATCTGCGCCCTGGCCGTGGCGAGCATTTCGTGGCTGCCGCCAGCGTACTGCGCAGTGGTAATAAAGTCGCCGTGGCGCGCGTTGAGCTGCATAACCACGACGGTCTGCATATCGCCAGCGCCACTGCCACCTATCTGGTGGGGTAA
- the rarD gene encoding EamA family transporter RarD: protein MDAKQTRQGIFFALAAYFIWGIAPAYFKLIQQVPADEILTHRVIWSFFFMLGLVSLGRNWPKVRAACQNRKRLLLLAVTALLVGGNWLLFIWAVNNHHMLEASLGYFINPLVNVLLGMLFLGERFRRMQWVAVALAFTGVLVQLWQFGSLPIIGLGLAFSFAFYGLLRKKIAIDAQTGMLIETLWLLPVAAIYLFLIADSPTSHLSANPWSLNLLLIAAGIVTTVPLLFFTAAATRLRLSTLGFFQYLGPTLMFLLAVTFYGETIGQDKLVTFGFIWGALGVFTLDALYQQRKLR, encoded by the coding sequence ATGGACGCAAAACAGACGCGGCAGGGCATTTTCTTTGCCCTGGCCGCTTATTTTATTTGGGGTATCGCCCCCGCCTATTTCAAATTGATCCAGCAAGTACCCGCTGACGAGATCCTCACCCACCGGGTAATCTGGTCGTTCTTCTTTATGTTGGGATTGGTGTCACTGGGGCGAAATTGGCCTAAAGTCCGTGCCGCATGTCAAAACCGTAAACGGCTACTGCTGCTGGCCGTGACTGCGCTGTTGGTCGGAGGCAACTGGCTGCTGTTTATCTGGGCGGTGAATAACCACCATATGTTGGAGGCCAGCCTTGGCTATTTCATCAATCCACTGGTGAATGTCTTGCTGGGCATGCTGTTTTTGGGTGAGCGCTTCCGCCGTATGCAGTGGGTTGCGGTGGCGCTGGCGTTTACCGGGGTACTGGTACAACTGTGGCAATTCGGCTCCTTGCCCATCATCGGGCTCGGCCTGGCCTTCAGCTTTGCCTTTTATGGCCTGCTGCGCAAAAAGATTGCCATTGATGCGCAAACCGGCATGCTGATCGAAACCCTGTGGCTGTTACCGGTAGCCGCGATCTACCTGTTCCTGATCGCCGACAGCCCAACCAGCCATCTGAGTGCTAACCCCTGGTCACTGAACCTGCTGCTGATTGCTGCCGGGATTGTGACAACGGTTCCGCTGCTGTTTTTCACCGCTGCGGCAACCCGTCTTCGCCTCTCTACGCTAGGCTTCTTCCAATACCTCGGGCCAACGCTGATGTTCCTGTTGGCCGTCACTTTCTATGGCGAAACTATCGGCCAGGATAAACTGGTGACCTTTGGTTTTATCTGGGGGGCGTTAGGGGTATTCACTCTCGATGCGCTGTACCAGCAACGTAAGCTACGTTGA
- a CDS encoding AbrB family transcriptional regulator, giving the protein MESFPRLIQWTILLLTSLVLGGVLQIFHVPAALLLGPMIVGVAMGLFGASVRIPAPYFIAAQAVLGCMIAQSLSPDILTPLLDDWPLVLLVLIATLLASGVSGWCLVRFSGLPGPTGAWGSSPGGASAMVAMAGDFGADVRLVAFMQYLRVLFVATAAAVVARIGLGDDAGQGSAALVWFPALDWRFLGTVGLAVVGAWLGQRLRIPSGALMLPMILGALLHSTGTMTLQVPEWLLALAYALIGWSVGLRFTRPIFLLALRTLPQMVISIVALMLFCGGLGWMLTQFLPVDLLTAYLATSPGGLDTVAIIAAGSRVDITFVMAMQTLRLFTILLTGPAMARFISNHATPAQST; this is encoded by the coding sequence ATGGAGAGTTTCCCCCGCCTCATCCAATGGACGATCCTGTTGTTGACCTCGCTGGTGCTGGGGGGAGTTTTGCAGATCTTCCATGTTCCTGCCGCGCTGTTGCTGGGGCCGATGATCGTTGGCGTAGCGATGGGTTTGTTTGGCGCTTCGGTTCGTATTCCCGCCCCCTATTTTATCGCTGCGCAAGCGGTGTTGGGCTGCATGATTGCCCAAAGCCTTTCTCCCGATATCCTCACCCCTTTGCTTGATGACTGGCCGCTGGTGCTGTTAGTCCTGATAGCTACGCTGCTCGCGAGCGGGGTCTCTGGCTGGTGCCTGGTACGCTTCAGTGGATTACCAGGGCCAACCGGCGCATGGGGCTCTTCTCCTGGCGGAGCCTCGGCAATGGTGGCAATGGCGGGCGATTTTGGTGCGGATGTGCGGTTGGTAGCATTTATGCAGTATCTGCGCGTGCTGTTTGTCGCTACGGCCGCCGCGGTGGTGGCACGTATCGGCCTGGGGGATGACGCCGGGCAGGGTAGCGCTGCCTTGGTATGGTTCCCCGCGCTGGACTGGCGTTTCCTTGGCACTGTAGGCCTTGCGGTTGTCGGCGCCTGGCTGGGGCAACGTTTGCGTATTCCATCTGGCGCGCTGATGCTGCCGATGATCCTGGGGGCGCTATTACATTCTACCGGGACCATGACGTTGCAGGTGCCGGAATGGTTGCTGGCGTTAGCCTATGCCCTGATTGGCTGGAGCGTCGGGCTGCGTTTCACCCGGCCGATATTCCTGTTGGCGTTACGTACCTTGCCGCAGATGGTGATCTCTATTGTGGCGTTGATGCTGTTTTGCGGGGGATTAGGGTGGATGCTGACTCAGTTCCTGCCGGTCGATTTGTTAACGGCCTACCTGGCAACCAGCCCGGGCGGCCTGGATACCGTGGCGATCATTGCAGCAGGTAGCCGGGTCGACATCACCTTCGTGATGGCGATGCAGACCCTGCGTCTGTTTACTATTTTGCTGACGGGCCCGGCGATGGCCAGATTTATCTCTAACCACGCCACACCCGCGCAATCAACGTAG
- the corA gene encoding magnesium/cobalt transporter CorA, giving the protein MLSAFKLDNSRLSRLELDDSDDLTSSLWVDLVEPEEGERERVQNELGQSLATRPELDDIEASARFFEDDDGLHIHSFFYFEDAEDHAGNSTVAFTIRDGRLYTLRERELPAFRLYRMRARNMKMVDGNAYELLLDLFETKIEQLADEIENIYSDLEKLSRVIMEGHQGDEYDEALSTLAELEDVGWKVRLCLMDTQRALNFLVRKARLPTSQLEQAREILRDIESLLPHNESLFQKVNFLMQAAMGFINIEQNRIIKIFSVVSVVFLPPTLVASSYGMNFEFMPELRWSFGYPGAICLMLVAGLAPYLYFKRKNWL; this is encoded by the coding sequence ATGCTAAGCGCTTTCAAATTAGATAACAGTCGCTTATCCCGTCTGGAGTTGGATGATTCAGATGATTTAACCTCGTCGCTGTGGGTGGATCTGGTTGAGCCGGAGGAAGGCGAACGCGAGCGCGTGCAAAATGAATTGGGTCAGAGCCTGGCAACACGCCCGGAATTGGATGATATCGAAGCCTCTGCCCGTTTCTTTGAAGACGATGACGGCCTGCATATCCACTCCTTTTTCTACTTCGAAGATGCAGAAGATCATGCCGGCAACTCAACCGTCGCCTTTACTATCCGCGATGGCCGCCTGTATACCTTGCGTGAACGCGAACTGCCCGCTTTCCGTCTTTACCGGATGCGTGCGCGTAACATGAAAATGGTGGATGGCAACGCTTACGAGCTGTTGCTGGACCTGTTTGAAACCAAGATCGAACAGTTGGCCGATGAGATCGAGAACATCTACAGCGATCTGGAAAAGCTCAGTCGGGTGATTATGGAAGGCCATCAGGGCGATGAGTATGACGAAGCGCTGTCCACACTGGCAGAGCTGGAAGACGTGGGCTGGAAGGTTCGGCTGTGTCTGATGGATACTCAGCGTGCGTTGAATTTCCTGGTGCGTAAGGCCCGTTTGCCTACTAGCCAGTTGGAGCAGGCGCGTGAGATATTGCGTGATATCGAATCCCTGTTGCCACACAACGAATCCCTGTTCCAGAAGGTCAACTTCCTGATGCAGGCAGCGATGGGCTTTATCAACATCGAACAGAACCGCATCATCAAGATCTTCTCGGTGGTCTCGGTGGTTTTCCTGCCGCCAACGCTGGTGGCGTCGAGCTACGGGATGAACTTTGAGTTTATGCCAGAGCTGCGCTGGTCCTTCGGCTACCCTGGTGCTATTTGCTTGATGCTTGTGGCAGGGCTGGCGCCTTACCTCTATTTCAAACGCAAAAACTGGCTTTAA